The following is a genomic window from Haloarcula sp. DT43.
ACGGCCACCTGCTCGTCGGGAACAACGACGCCCAGATTCACCTCGTAGTGGCCGTAGTAGCCGAACTTCAACAGCGTGCGCTCGCGCTGGTCCTCGACGAACGACCGGACTTCCTCTGGCAGTTCGTCGGCGACCAGGACGAACGTGAAGTCGGTGCGGTAGTGCTCCTCGTTGCCGGTCACGCGCTCGTCGGCCAGGTCGTGGCCCAGTTCGACCAGCCGCTCCAGTTCGCCGACCGTCGGCCGGTCGACCCGCCGGGCGTAGAGGTACTCCTCGGACTCGTGGTCGCCGTAGGACAGCGCCGGGTGGAAGAACTGCTTCTGGTTCAGCACCCGCATCTCGCCGTAGAGGTCCCAGCGCTCGCCCCGGAGCCGGTGGTCCCGCTCCAGCGTGTAGTTGTACATCAGGCGGTCGCTCACCCGGTCGAAGTACGGGTCGTCCGTCCAGTGTGGGACCTCCTCGACGATTTCCTCGGGCAGTTCCGACTTCGGGACCGCACCGGTGACCGGGTCCTCCCAGCCGTCCGCACCGTAGTCGGTCGGGTCCTCGCCCGACCGGGACTCGGAGTCCTCGCTCATCGTGTCGAATCGGGCGAGCGCTCAGTTCGTACCGGTCCCCTGCCGCGGTAGCTCATACCATGGCGATGCCGTGTCGGACGCTTAAGCCCGTCGGTCAGGCGAGGTCGTTCACGGGCCGTACACGACCGCCTCGGCAGGTTTTTGATGCTGGGCTATCAATTAATCACTGACAATCATGTCGAAAGACACCGAGGCCTGCGGCCGCTGTTCGATGAGCGTCGTCGTCGACGCCGTCGACGAGAACGCGGGCGACCGGCCTCACGACCCCTTCGGCGACGACCGCATCGAAGTCGACCGGCGGGCCATCGAGCGCGTCTCGCCCGAGGCCTGGATGGGGCGACTGTCCTCGCGGGTCAACGCGGCCGTGAGCCGCTACGTCTGGGGCCGGTAGGGTCACAGCGCCGCGTCGATGGCCCAGAAGAGCCCGTAGCTCAGCCCGAAGGCCAGCGCGAGCGACCCGACCCAGGCCAGCACCGTCTTGCCCATCTTCTCCCGACTGACCTCGCCGCCGCCGGCGGCCGCCCCGGAGCCGACGATGGCGGAGACGATAATCTCGTTGAACGACACCGGAATGCCGAAGAAGACGGCCGCCTGCGCGATGATGAAGCTCGGAATCAACGCGCCGATGGACCGCCGCGGGCCCAGCGAGGAGTAGTCCTGTGCCAGCGCCTTTATCATCCGCGGCGCGCCCGTCCACGAGCCGACGAGGAGGCCGAGGCCGCCGAACAGCAGGACCCCGGTGATGGGAATGGCGGCCGTCGGCCCCTCGCCGAGCAGGGGCACCAGCGGCCCGAGCGCCAGGCCGACCTGGCTCCCGCCGGCGGAGAAGGCCACGAGACCACCCATCACCAGCAGGAAGTGGCGCTGTCCGGCGGCCGCGTCCGACCTGATGTCCAGATACAGCAGGCCCGCCGCGACAGCGCCGACCAGTAGCGTGACGGCGACCATCGACGGGAGTCCCGGCGTTCCGGCCGCCCGCACGACGGCCCGGGCCACCGACGCCTGTTCGCTGCCCGGCGCGAGGAGGACGAACTCGATGTTCGCCAGAATCATCCCGACGAGTCCGGCCAGCAGCGGCACGAGCCGCTCCTCGGTGGTGGCCTCGTGCCGGAGCGACCACGCCGTTCCGAAGGCGATACCCCCGCCGACGAAGGGGGTCAGGACCCACAGCGAGACGATTTCGATGTACTTGGCCGTCGCCGGCTGGCCGCCCATCGCCAGCCCGACGCCGACGACCGCGCCGGTGACGGTAAACGCCGTCGCGATGGGGTAGCCGGTGAAGATGCCGACGGCGACCAGCGCCGCCGCCGTCAGCAACGCGACGATGGCGGCGATAGCCGAGAGACCGCCGCCGCTCGGGAACACGACGAGTTCGCTGCCGACGGCCTGCGTGACGT
Proteins encoded in this region:
- a CDS encoding inorganic phosphate transporter produces the protein MVATSTIATLVVASAASLFMAWAIGAGSSGSTPFAPAVGANAISVMRAGFFVGLLGLAGAVLQGANVTQAVGSELVVFPSGGGLSAIAAIVALLTAAALVAVGIFTGYPIATAFTVTGAVVGVGLAMGGQPATAKYIEIVSLWVLTPFVGGGIAFGTAWSLRHEATTEERLVPLLAGLVGMILANIEFVLLAPGSEQASVARAVVRAAGTPGLPSMVAVTLLVGAVAAGLLYLDIRSDAAAGQRHFLLVMGGLVAFSAGGSQVGLALGPLVPLLGEGPTAAIPITGVLLFGGLGLLVGSWTGAPRMIKALAQDYSSLGPRRSIGALIPSFIIAQAAVFFGIPVSFNEIIVSAIVGSGAAAGGGEVSREKMGKTVLAWVGSLALAFGLSYGLFWAIDAAL